The sequence CCAAGGTGATCTGTTTAACAGCTGAAAAAAACTCCACCTTGGCCAGGCGCTCCTCAGTTGCATTGTACGTTCCGGTTAAAAGGGAGGCCTGTCCCTTGAATTTGGCGCCGACGACCAGTTCAACTGTGGCGTTGGTGGTGGGGGACGCCATCGCTATCACGCTGATGAAGATGCGGGGGTTCAATGAGCAAAACTTTGCTCTTTATCATCCAGGGGGACTTCTGGGGCGCCGGCTTCTCTTGAAAATGGAAGACGTAATGCGCGGAGGGGAACTCAACCCCGTTGTGAAGGTGAGTGATTCTATGACGAACTTGCTCATCGAGATGTCGAGAAAGTGGACGGGAGCGGTTTCAGTTGTGAATGCCAAGAAAAAACTTGTGGGACTGGTGACCGATTTCGATGTTCGCCGGGCCTTTGCTCAAGGAAAAGCTATTCGGCAAGTAAAGATAGAACAAATTATGAATCCCCATCCCATTTTCATTTATTCCGATGAAATGGCTGTGCGGGCGCTTGAAATTATGGAATCTCGGAAAAAGCCTTTGACAGTTCTCCCAGTGGTCGATCGCAAACGAAGATCGGTGGGCATGGTCCATTTGCATGACCTGGTGCGCAAAGGACTTGTTTCGGGAAAAGCGCCTCACCTCTAAAGATAAATCCGCTTGTGAAACCGATTATTGGATTGACCTTGGGCGATCCGTCAGGTATTGGACCCGAAATTGTTCTTAAGGTTCTTCACCTCTCCAAATTTAAAAACCGTTGTGGATTTCGAATTTACGGGGATCAGGCTGTCTTATCGTGGGTAAATAAACATGTTTTTAAGCGGGCTCATTTGCCCCGCGCCGCCTTCGAATCTTTTAATTCCCTAACGGTACCTATCCGGTTTGGAACGGTCCAAGCGGCTTGTGGTTATGCGAGTGGAAGATATGTTGAGGCCGCGATTCGTGATGCTTTAAACCATAAAATTGACGCGATGGTCACTGGTCCCATTAACAAGGAATCTTTTCGGATGGGCGGATGGGGAAAACGTTATACCGGTCACACGGAAATGTTGGCTGGGTTAACCAAAACAGAAAAAGTGGCCTTGATGTTGGTTTATGGATCTTTGC is a genomic window of Elusimicrobiota bacterium containing:
- the kdsD gene encoding Arabinose 5-phosphate isomerase KdsD, which translates into the protein MNIENEIKSVISTQAKSLAESKRAIGGAFKEAVNILYRCKGKVIVTGIGKSGLIAQKMASTLSSTGTPAIFMHPVEGMHGNLGLVQKSDVIFAIGKSGESEELINILPALHKIGAKVICLTAEKNSTLARRSSVALYVPVKREACPLNLAPTTSSTVALVVGDAIAITLMKMRGFNEQNFALYHPGGLLGRRLLLKMEDVMRGGELNPVVKVSDSMTNLLIEMSRKWTGAVSVVNAKKKLVGLVTDFDVRRAFAQGKAIRQVKIEQIMNPHPIFIYSDEMAVRALEIMESRKKPLTVLPVVDRKRRSVGMVHLHDLVRKGLVSGKAPHL